The sequence below is a genomic window from Cedecea neteri.
AAAAACAGCGGCATTCCTGGCGCTGACAAAGTGAATGTCACGGTAGAAAACGGCAAAGCGGTGATCTCCGGCGGAGATGGGCTGACCCAAGCGCTGAAAGAAAAAATTCAGGTCGCGGTGGGTAACGTGGCCGGTATCAGCAGCGTTGAAAATAATATTCAGGCGACGGATGCTGCGCAGGAAGCCACTTACTATACGGTGAAATCGGGTGACACGCTGAGCGCCATTTCTAAACATGTCTATGGCGATGCCAACAAGTACAACACCATCTTTGAAGCGAATAAACCGATGCTAAGCCACCCGGATAAAATTTACCCCGGACAAGTACTGATTATTCCTAAGCTGTAAGTGCCCTAAAAACCCACTTCGGTGGGTTTTGTTTGGTGGATCGCGTAAAGTGTCACGTTAAACCTCAGAATTAATCTGTTTATTTTCTGCTATTTGCCGACGAGGTGTTGGCCTGCTTTCAAGGATGATATATGACGTTAACAAGAGCCGCACTGCTGGCTATTCCGCTCCTTTTCTGTTCTTTCTCTTATGCTCAGACGGCAAGAAATCCGGTTATCGCCAACCTGGCGACGATGTTTGATTTCAATGCGCCGGCTGGCAACGTGCGCGAAATGCATACCGTGATGAAGCATCCTTCTGGCGAAATAAATTATGAAAACCGGCTGAGCGTGGACCGCGATGGATGCGTTTCCAGCCTCGATATAAGAGACTCGGCGCAAAAAATGGTGCTGCAGCTTCACCGCGAAGGTAACTCGCTGCTGGGGACTCAAAACGGCAAACCGTTATTCCTCAGGCTCGATGAAAAATGTCTGGTGAAAAAGAGGAAAGATGAGTTGGGGGAAGTGAAATATGCCTACTGGCCTGGCGGGCTGCTGAAGGATATTTTTTTCATGCCGGGCGGGCAGCGTATCGCTCATCATGAATACGACGCTAACGGTCTCCCTCGTCAGGTCGATTTTTACCTGAATGACAAAGTAGCTTCGCAAACCAAAGTCATCTACGAGGACGCGGAGCGCCGCCCGTTTGACTACAAACTGGTGACTGAAACGATGAGAACGCCGTTTCTGACGGCAGAAAGCCACTGCCGTTACGACGAACACTTATCGCCCATCGCCTGCGACATCACGCTGGTGACCGGCATCGGAAAAACGCAGCAAACTCAGCGGCAGCAGGTGACGACGGAAGTCAGCTATTACTGAGTAAATAAAGTTTCTAAACTTGATCTGCGTCATAAAAAAGAGCATATTCTGCAAAAATTTTTAACAAGTAGTAATGTCTTGTATGACGCTTTATCAACACATGCTGGTTTTTTACGCCGTAATGGCGTTAATCTGCGCCGGGATCACCTGGCTGCTCGCCAAAGACTCCAAACGCATTAAGCTCCTTTGCTCGGTGCTGATTGGCGCCACCTGGCCGATGAGTTTCCCGGTCGCGCTGCTGTTCTCCCTGTTCTAACCCGTTCTGCGTTAACAGCCCGCCGCGATAAAGTCGCCGTTGGCGCTAACGGGAATCGTGGTGATAAACAGCACCACGGCAAAAAGCACGATCAGCAAGCCACCAATCACTTTCAGCCCGGTAGCGATAATGCGAACCTGAGCGGGCGTGCGTGAAAGCCAGAGTTTGCCCACAGAGTCGCGGGTGCGGGTGACCAGCACGGACAGCCCGAGAATCGACAGGGCGGTGCCGAACGCCATGGTCATCACCGCGGCTATTCCCCAGCTAATAAACCCTAGCGCATTTGAAAACACCAAAATCATGATGGCCCCGCTGCAGGGGCGAGCGCCAATCGCCAGAATGACGCCCAGGTGCGTGAGCCAGTTTCCGTGCCGGCCATCATAGCCAACGCCGTGGTTGTGCCCGCAGCCGCACCGATCATCGTGTGAATGATGATTCAGCGTTGGTGCATCACTGCTTATCGGCGTGAAGGATTTCATCCTGAGCGGCGCTTGCTGTCGCAGCGCTTTCAGCACAATAAAAATCCCGAAACAACCAATCAGCACCGCGCTTATTTTCTCTACATACCAGCGGCTTTCGCTGAGATCCCCACTGGACAAATTAAGCGCAATCGCCAGCACAAAGACAAATACGATGGCGATCACGCCCTGCATCAGGCTGCCGAGAAACGGCACTACTCGTCCGGCGAGAGGCGTTTCCTGGTTGGTGCTGAGATAGGTTGTGACGATAAATTTGCCGTGCCCAGGACCAATGGCGTGAAGTACGCCGTAAAAGAAGCTGCCGACCAGCAGCCAGACGCCGCCGCTGTACTGATGGTTGTTGATTTGCAGTAAGTAGAAGACCAGGTAGCGATGCAGGCTGATCTGCATACTCAGGCACCATTGAATAAAGGCGCTCCAGTGATGGCTGATAAACACCAGCGCCAGCGCGCTTAGCAGCAAGGCCACAAGGCCTGCGGGCAGCGCCCAGCGGCGGGGAAGAGTTTGGGTTGTCATGGCGGCAATCACATCAGGTCAGTATGACGAAAGTATAAATAACGCCGGAGAGTAAGGCCAAATGAATAAGCTATCAGCAAATCATCTTGTCGCACCGGGGCAGATATTATAGTCTCAAAAATCACGCTGTTAGCGCCCGTCTGGAATCCGTATGACCGTTCAAAATCCGCTGTTAACCGTTAATTCGCTTTGCATCAGTACACTGGAAGGCAAACCTCTGGTGAAGGACGCTTCATTCAGCGTTGCACGCAGGGAGATTGTTGCGCTGGTAGGCGAATCAGGCTCAGGGAAAACCTTAACCTCTCTGGCTGTGATGGGGCTACTTCCGGGTGCCGTGCGGCAAACGGGCGGTGACGTGACGTTTGACGGGCAGGTTGTTTCGGCACAGGGAAAAGCTTATCCGCGCGAGCTTCGCGGGCAGCAAATCGCCACGATTTTTCAGGAGCCGATGAGCAGCATGAACCCGGTGCTGAAAGTGGGGGAACAAATCGCGGAAGTGCTGGTTCGCCACCAAAAACTCAGCTGGAAGCAGGCACACCGTGAGGCGGTCGCGCTGCTGGACAGGGTCGGGATTGTGAACCCGGAGCAGCGGGCAAAACAGTATATTCACCAGCTTTCCGGCGGCATGCGTCAGCGCGTGATGATTGCCAGCGCCATTAGCTGCAAACCCGCGCTGCTGATTGCCGACGAACCCACCACCGCGCTGGACGTCACTATTCAGGCTCAAATCCTTGCTTTGCTACAGGAACTGCAGCAGGAAATGGCGATGGGCATTCTGTTTATTACCCACGACTTAAGCGTGGTCGCCCGCTATGCAGACCGTGCCTGCGTGCTGTATCAGGGCAACATTGTTGAGCAGGGCGATGTGCCAACGCTGCTGACCGCGCCGCAGGCCGACTACACCCGTCGGCTCATTGCCGCTTCTCAGCCGGAGCCCCAGCCCACCCGGCGCAAAGACATTACCCGTTCGCCGCTGGTGCAGCTGTCGCAGCTCACCAAAAGCTATCCGCAGGCGCATGCGCTGCCGTTTTTCCCGGCCAGTCGCCAGACCGTGCTTAAGCCAACCAGTCTCGAAATTGAGCGAGGCGAGATCGTCGGGCTAATCGGCGAGTCCGGCTCGGGCAAAACGACGCTCGGCAGGGCGGCCATTGGCTTAATTCCGGCCGACAGCGGCACCATTATTTTTGATGGTCTGGACGTTCGCCGCGCCAGCCGTGAGCAGCAGCAGGGGATGCGCCGTCGGGCGCAGATTATTTTCCAGGATCCCTACGCCAGTCTGGATCCCAAAATGCCGGTGGGTGAGCAAATTGCCGAACCGCTGCGGGTGCATAAATTGAGGCCGGTGGGGGAAGTTCAAAGCCGCGTCCGCGAATTGCTGGAGCTGGTTGGCCTGGATGCCTCGGCAGCAAATCGTCTACCGTCGGCGTTCTCCGGCGGGCAGCGTCAGCGCATTGCCATTGCCCGCGCGCTGGCGCTTGAACCCGAACTGCTGGTGGCCGACGAAGCCGTTTCAGCGCTCGATCTCTCCGTGCGGGGGCAGATCCTCGCCTTGCTCGCCGATCTGCGTGACCGCCTGGGGCTGACCGTGCTGTTTATCAGCCACGACCTTGGCGCCGTGCGTCAGGCGTGCGACAGAGTGGTGGTGCTTTATCGCGGTGAAATTGTGGAGACCGGTGCCACAAAACAGGTGCTGGACAAGCCACAGCATGAATATACCCGGCAGCTGATTGCCGCCGCGCCGGATATTCAGCAGGCGCTGAAGCTGCGGAAGGCGGGGTGATTACTCCCCGCTGACCAGCGGTAATTCCCGGTGGCTTGCCCACTCGTGCCAGGAGCCGACGTAAACGGCTACGTCCTGGTAACCTGCAAGTTTGAGCGCCACCAGAACCGTGGCGGCGCGAGCCCCCCGGTGGCACCAGGTTATTACTCTTTTTGACGGCGTAAATCCGGCTTCGGCGGCGAGGCGCGCCAGTTCTGCAGCAGATTTGAAACGGCCATGCTCGACTACATCCTCCCAGAACAACAGTTTTGACCCCGGAATACGTCCCGCTCGCGCACAGCATTCGTGCACAAAGCTGCCGTCATATTCCGTTGGCCTGCGGGCATCCAGAAGTAGGATTGATGCCGGATCGGCGTCAATCGTTTCGGCGCGGGTGGCGGCCAGCTGGGGCATGGCCGGTTGACATTCAGGGGCTTCGGCGTCAGAAATAATCGCCGAAGGGCCTGTCCCCGGTGCTATTTTCCCTCCGGCATCTGCCCAGGCTT
It includes:
- a CDS encoding dipeptide ABC transporter ATP-binding protein; this encodes MTVQNPLLTVNSLCISTLEGKPLVKDASFSVARREIVALVGESGSGKTLTSLAVMGLLPGAVRQTGGDVTFDGQVVSAQGKAYPRELRGQQIATIFQEPMSSMNPVLKVGEQIAEVLVRHQKLSWKQAHREAVALLDRVGIVNPEQRAKQYIHQLSGGMRQRVMIASAISCKPALLIADEPTTALDVTIQAQILALLQELQQEMAMGILFITHDLSVVARYADRACVLYQGNIVEQGDVPTLLTAPQADYTRRLIAASQPEPQPTRRKDITRSPLVQLSQLTKSYPQAHALPFFPASRQTVLKPTSLEIERGEIVGLIGESGSGKTTLGRAAIGLIPADSGTIIFDGLDVRRASREQQQGMRRRAQIIFQDPYASLDPKMPVGEQIAEPLRVHKLRPVGEVQSRVRELLELVGLDASAANRLPSAFSGGQRQRIAIARALALEPELLVADEAVSALDLSVRGQILALLADLRDRLGLTVLFISHDLGAVRQACDRVVVLYRGEIVETGATKQVLDKPQHEYTRQLIAAAPDIQQALKLRKAG
- the lysM gene encoding peptidoglycan-binding protein LysM; amino-acid sequence: MGLFDFVKDAGAKLWDSLKGNEGEQGSKLEEHLKNSGIPGADKVNVTVENGKAVISGGDGLTQALKEKIQVAVGNVAGISSVENNIQATDAAQEATYYTVKSGDTLSAISKHVYGDANKYNTIFEANKPMLSHPDKIYPGQVLIIPKL
- a CDS encoding YnfC family lipoprotein, with translation MTLTRAALLAIPLLFCSFSYAQTARNPVIANLATMFDFNAPAGNVREMHTVMKHPSGEINYENRLSVDRDGCVSSLDIRDSAQKMVLQLHREGNSLLGTQNGKPLFLRLDEKCLVKKRKDELGEVKYAYWPGGLLKDIFFMPGGQRIAHHEYDANGLPRQVDFYLNDKVASQTKVIYEDAERRPFDYKLVTETMRTPFLTAESHCRYDEHLSPIACDITLVTGIGKTQQTQRQQVTTEVSYY
- a CDS encoding GhoT/OrtT family toxin; this translates as MTLYQHMLVFYAVMALICAGITWLLAKDSKRIKLLCSVLIGATWPMSFPVALLFSLF
- a CDS encoding sulfurtransferase, encoding MLINAPDLLKRIENGETFALIDVREREAWQTGSLPGALSLNVYDYFVSDSTPKGYAAMAGAFVHAWQQLAIENGATPVFFEQTVGMRSPRGLWFLWFALGAEGLILDGGVEAWADAGGKIAPGTGPSAIISDAEAPECQPAMPQLAATRAETIDADPASILLLDARRPTEYDGSFVHECCARAGRIPGSKLLFWEDVVEHGRFKSAAELARLAAEAGFTPSKRVITWCHRGARAATVLVALKLAGYQDVAVYVGSWHEWASHRELPLVSGE